Proteins encoded within one genomic window of Apis mellifera strain DH4 linkage group LG1, Amel_HAv3.1, whole genome shotgun sequence:
- the LOC552141 gene encoding beta-1,4-N-acetylgalactosaminyltransferase bre-4 translates to MRSIVNILKIFVAFFYDYARGLSYTIITILVLGYCLHPARFASHYTFIKTEDIYDEMEKSYPARDNSCTITINHQKSQLLYPEEHPREDPIAMARRLGILPGGQWKPLNCHPLFNVAIILPYRNRQTQLTIFMNYIHPFLQAQNLDYRIFVIEQSPMREFNRAKLFNVGYAEATKVNDFHCFIFQDVDLIPQNPDNIYACTKMPRHMSSSVNTFRYNLPYSGLFGGAIALTRKQFERVNGFSNVFYGWGGEDDDFYSRLQSKGFQVTRFGPDIAQYYMLVHKKESPSSARFENLENSAKRYDTDGISNLEYRVLNHQLRPLYSWILADV, encoded by the exons ATGAGAAGTATTGttaacattttgaaaatctttgtcgcttttttttatgattatgcaCGAGGATTATCATACACTATTATTACGATTTTGGTTTTGGGTTATTGTTTACACCCGGCTCGATTTGCTTCACATTATACTTTCATAAAAACAGAAGATATTTAcgatgaaatggaaaaatcttATCCAGCAAGGGATAATTCATGCACAATCACGATCAATCATCAAAAATCTCAATTGCTTTATCCCGAAGAACATCCTCGAGAAGATCCTATAGCAATGGCGCGACGATTAGGTATATTACCTGGCGGACAATGGAAACCATTAAATTGTCACCCTCTTTTCAATGTGGCTATTATTTTACCATATAGAAATCGTCAAACACAACttactatttttatgaattatattcatcCTTTTCTACAAGCCCAAAATCttgattatagaatatttgtgATAGAACAAAGTCCAATGCGTGAATTTAATCGTGCTAAACTTTTCAATGTTGGATATGCAGAAGCAACTAAAGTAAATGACTTTCACTGTTTCATCTTTCAAGATGTAGATCTCATACCTCAGAATCCTGACAACATTTATGCTTGCACTAAGATGCCCAGACATATGAGTTCAAGTGTAAATACATTTCGTTACAATTTACCATATAGTGGTTTATTTGGAGGTGCAATAGCATTAACTCGAAAACAATTTGAAAGAGTTAATGgattttcaaatgttttctATGGATGGGGTGGAGAAGATGATGATTTTTACAGCCGCTTACAATCAAAAGGTTTTCAA gtTACACGTTTTGGACCTGATATTGCTCAGTATTATATGTTAGTACACAAGAAAGAATCTCCAAGTAGTGCTAGGtttgaaaatcttgaaaatagtGCTAAAAGATATGATACTGATGGAATTAGTAATTTAGAATACAGAGTTCTGAATCATCAACTAAGGCCATTGTATTCTTGGATTTTAGCAGATGTTTAG